A single genomic interval of bacterium harbors:
- a CDS encoding glycosyltransferase family 4 protein, producing MRIIHIVNHFLPSPGGVEWSVLRTAEAQSRQGDDVTVITETSRGDYNDDALPFRVLRFRVHLLRPLTRVFYWQWMWKHRDMLAAADVLHFHDYTPFFHWFIPLRFVLRRPLYAITFHGFEHWPVKLRHRMMRGITARLCHLRFAVGEYVRKIYRHPVDVVYLGAPVRSVQSRSPSPDPVFVYAGRLEEDTGILETARALSRTAATQGIAVHLEIAGEGRQRHALESLRSPHFRITFHGRVEDPERLFAHARFVIAAGFLGMFEAMQSGLPVLVPALTDIRKMYAASIPDVDALMTVMRSPEGLEKTLAESLQSPLADAFLRRAEAARMFVSEHTWKDIAELLAASYSAAMNARNRSSERMTGGGVKTEH from the coding sequence ATGCGCATCATCCACATCGTCAACCATTTTCTTCCTTCGCCCGGCGGCGTTGAATGGAGCGTCTTGCGGACAGCCGAGGCACAGAGCCGGCAGGGTGACGATGTGACGGTGATTACCGAAACATCCCGCGGTGATTATAACGATGATGCGCTGCCGTTTCGTGTACTGCGCTTCCGGGTTCATCTGCTGCGACCTTTGACACGTGTGTTCTACTGGCAATGGATGTGGAAACATCGCGACATGCTCGCCGCAGCGGATGTGCTGCATTTCCACGACTACACACCGTTCTTCCACTGGTTTATCCCTCTGCGCTTTGTGCTGCGGCGTCCACTCTACGCGATCACCTTTCACGGTTTTGAACACTGGCCGGTAAAGTTGCGGCACAGGATGATGCGCGGCATCACCGCAAGACTCTGTCACCTGCGCTTCGCCGTAGGGGAATACGTAAGAAAAATCTACCGCCATCCGGTGGATGTCGTGTACCTGGGTGCCCCGGTGCGGAGCGTGCAGTCCCGGAGTCCTTCACCCGATCCGGTATTCGTCTATGCCGGCCGTCTCGAAGAGGATACGGGTATTCTCGAAACAGCACGGGCGCTTTCGCGGACCGCTGCAACGCAGGGCATTGCCGTGCATCTCGAAATCGCAGGGGAAGGACGACAGCGTCACGCCCTCGAATCGCTACGGAGTCCGCATTTCCGTATCACATTTCATGGGCGCGTGGAAGATCCGGAGCGGCTCTTCGCGCATGCGCGCTTCGTCATAGCAGCGGGCTTTCTCGGGATGTTTGAAGCGATGCAGAGTGGACTCCCCGTGCTGGTCCCTGCACTGACGGACATCAGGAAAATGTACGCAGCTTCCATCCCTGACGTCGATGCGCTCATGACCGTCATGAGAAGCCCGGAAGGACTCGAAAAGACTCTCGCGGAAAGTCTGCAATCACCGTTGGCGGACGCCTTTCTGCGTCGTGCCGAAGCCGCCCGTATGTTTGTTTCTGAGCACACATGGAAGGATATTGCCGAGTTGCTCGCAGCGTCATATTCCGCCGCAATGAACGCACGGAATCGGAGCTCGGAACGCATGACAGGAGGGGGAGTAAAGACGGAGCACTGA
- a CDS encoding glycosyltransferase, with amino-acid sequence MQNESTYHFIFFGLTSFSSLPQREQGLATECARLGHRVDFIEIAPSLAGRTHALKNRMFEPLARDSGFERSNGIPNLHIHTPPTLPTGFRNSLTPGIDRTVFRRWFRRRFRDLDLSASIVMVMMPLWWGNFIDRDFLNPRLLIYDICDALEVQSRSRSTLERLRASESALAAEADLITYSAREMETDISERFPDTSAFFLPNAVSRDFIAAIDDEPVRFRNGDPKHIGYIGATNGKWFDADLVIETMKRFPDCKISVIGPVDKPFADRCTALPHVTLHGFVSHDALPQHLRSFDVALIPFRDNDITRVVNPLKLYEYASAGLPVVATQTAELRHYDAYCYLAANREDYFSGIRRALQEDDDHLRLVRHRFAAANTWEQRVSQLIAFLYRHEAAA; translated from the coding sequence ATGCAGAACGAATCCACATATCATTTCATTTTCTTCGGGCTGACCAGTTTCAGCAGTCTGCCGCAGCGTGAGCAGGGACTGGCGACGGAATGCGCAAGGCTTGGGCACCGGGTGGACTTCATCGAGATCGCGCCGTCCCTTGCAGGTCGTACGCATGCACTGAAAAACCGCATGTTCGAACCTCTCGCGAGAGACAGTGGATTTGAACGCAGCAACGGCATTCCCAATCTGCATATCCATACACCACCGACGCTGCCGACGGGGTTTCGCAACAGCCTGACGCCAGGTATCGATCGGACCGTGTTCCGCCGCTGGTTCCGTCGCCGTTTCCGCGACCTCGATCTGTCAGCCAGCATCGTCATGGTCATGATGCCGCTGTGGTGGGGAAACTTCATTGACAGGGACTTCCTGAATCCCCGCCTGCTCATCTACGATATCTGCGACGCGCTTGAAGTGCAGAGTCGCAGCCGAAGTACGCTCGAACGTCTTCGGGCAAGCGAATCCGCACTTGCCGCTGAAGCTGATCTCATTACCTACAGTGCGCGCGAAATGGAAACGGACATCAGCGAACGCTTCCCGGATACCTCCGCGTTTTTCCTGCCCAATGCGGTTTCACGTGATTTCATCGCCGCCATCGACGACGAGCCTGTTCGTTTCCGGAATGGTGACCCCAAGCACATCGGGTACATCGGCGCCACCAATGGAAAGTGGTTTGACGCGGATCTCGTCATCGAGACCATGAAGCGATTTCCCGACTGCAAAATTTCCGTTATCGGTCCGGTAGACAAACCGTTTGCCGACCGCTGCACAGCCCTTCCTCATGTGACCCTGCATGGTTTCGTTTCCCATGATGCGCTTCCGCAGCATCTGCGTTCTTTCGATGTCGCACTCATTCCGTTCCGCGACAATGATATCACCCGCGTGGTAAACCCGCTCAAGCTGTACGAGTATGCCTCGGCCGGACTGCCCGTCGTCGCTACACAAACGGCGGAGCTGCGGCATTACGATGCATACTGCTATCTCGCCGCAAACAGGGAAGACTATTTCTCGGGCATTCGGCGCGCACTGCAGGAGGACGATGACCACCTGCGTTTGGTGCGGCATCGTTTCGCCGCCGCGAATACCTGGGAGCAGCGCGTTTCCCAGTTGATCGCATTCCTCTACCGGCACGAGGCGGCAGCCTGA
- a CDS encoding oligosaccharide flippase family protein: MRRLINSIRELLPHSARDAGVVFGGDVFAKSLTFLITLLMMDQLTPDEYRLYGLFITVLAAVNQFTDSGLHQSFIRFSALYNRTNPSRAQAHFHFAIRAKTIIILFTAALLYFLADTISSTLLRTPELGGPLRIMTIAIIGGGMMEFILAVLQARQQFVHFTIVRISEAVIKTGAIYAGLLAGAFSLLLVYYSYAAAPLIVGFVAAWFVSSRNGAADGVNWKDVGREIWAFGKWMMITSFATMFLMRLDVFMISPLLAHQPEEAGLYIAAARLCTPLMVLAGSVSTVFFPKAMELRTLDEMRRYVRRTFSVSLPVTGIGLLYLVAMYFITPQYFPNYTASMPLFAVLFIGYAWTIIGNPLTILILSLNRARIATYIALGQLVLTVASHYYFITTLGSMGAAISSVLVWFIAGTVSMLYIYRHRHEIVSATNTEAAS; encoded by the coding sequence ATGCGTCGACTCATCAACAGCATTCGTGAACTGCTCCCGCATAGCGCCCGCGACGCCGGCGTGGTGTTTGGTGGTGACGTATTCGCGAAATCGCTGACGTTCCTGATTACACTGTTGATGATGGATCAGCTTACTCCGGACGAATATCGTCTGTACGGACTCTTCATCACCGTCCTTGCTGCGGTCAACCAGTTCACCGACAGTGGTCTGCATCAGAGCTTCATCCGTTTCTCAGCGCTGTACAACAGGACAAATCCCTCCCGCGCACAGGCGCATTTTCATTTTGCCATCCGCGCCAAGACCATCATCATTCTCTTTACCGCGGCCCTTCTGTATTTCCTGGCTGACACCATCAGCAGCACGCTGCTGCGAACCCCCGAGCTCGGCGGACCGCTGCGTATCATGACGATCGCCATCATCGGCGGGGGAATGATGGAGTTTATCCTCGCCGTGCTTCAGGCGCGTCAGCAGTTCGTGCATTTCACCATCGTCCGCATCAGCGAAGCGGTGATCAAAACAGGAGCCATCTATGCAGGGCTCCTGGCCGGCGCATTCTCTCTGCTTCTCGTCTACTACTCCTACGCCGCCGCGCCGCTGATCGTCGGTTTTGTGGCGGCCTGGTTCGTCTCATCCCGTAACGGGGCAGCGGATGGCGTGAACTGGAAAGATGTCGGACGTGAAATCTGGGCATTCGGGAAATGGATGATGATTACATCCTTCGCGACAATGTTCCTCATGCGACTCGACGTTTTCATGATATCCCCGCTGCTGGCACATCAGCCGGAGGAGGCAGGACTGTACATCGCTGCGGCGAGACTCTGTACCCCGCTTATGGTTCTGGCGGGTTCGGTGTCCACCGTGTTTTTCCCGAAGGCCATGGAATTGCGTACGCTCGATGAAATGCGCCGGTACGTACGGCGGACCTTCAGTGTGAGTCTGCCCGTCACGGGGATTGGTCTGCTGTATCTCGTCGCCATGTATTTCATCACGCCGCAGTATTTCCCGAATTACACCGCGTCGATGCCACTGTTCGCCGTGCTATTCATCGGATATGCGTGGACGATCATCGGCAATCCACTGACCATACTCATCCTCAGTCTCAACCGCGCGCGCATCGCGACATACATCGCGCTGGGGCAGCTCGTGCTGACTGTGGCTTCCCACTACTATTTCATCACCACACTCGGTTCCATGGGGGCCGCGATCAGCAGCGTCCTCGTCTGGTTCATCGCTGGCACCGTGTCGATGCTGTACATCTACAGGCATCGGCATGAAATCGTAAGCGCGACGAACACGGAGGCGGCGTCATGA